A single genomic interval of Bos taurus isolate L1 Dominette 01449 registration number 42190680 breed Hereford chromosome 6, ARS-UCD2.0, whole genome shotgun sequence harbors:
- the LOC107132556 gene encoding small nuclear ribonucleoprotein G-like, whose product MSKAHPPELKKFMDKKLSLKLNGGRLVQGILRGFDPFMNLVIDECVEMATSGQQNNIGMVVIRGNSIIMLEALERV is encoded by the coding sequence ATGAGCAAAGCACACCCTCCCGAGTTGAAGAAATTTATGGACAAGAAGTTATCATTGAAATTAAATGGTGGCAGACTTGTCCAAGGAATATTGCGGGGATTTGATCCCTTTATGAATCTTGTGATAGATGAATGTGTGGAGATGGCAACTAGTGGGCAACAGAACAATATTGGAATGGTGGTAATACGAGGAAATAGTATCATCATGTTAGAAGCCTTGGAACGAGTATGA